The proteins below are encoded in one region of Telopea speciosissima isolate NSW1024214 ecotype Mountain lineage chromosome 10, Tspe_v1, whole genome shotgun sequence:
- the LOC122643028 gene encoding polygalacturonase-1 non-catalytic subunit beta-like: MMHPIILLGLLIVAYFTSSQAENAFSQYWEEHIGLPHPPHWLVEKASPLSPHQEAVFMKLMEENKLDSHLYLFCKQANVACSTNALVKKTNNTTLPPIAQWNAAKLEYDFPTETPMLVASQGGVPYFRKSMLKERGFMHIPDLRDPMSYKSFLPRSLASKIPFSFAHIMELKKLFGVVDESIMDEYIQDTLKTCEKCPIRGKQSICVTSAEDLIDFVVKKLGHHVHIWNTESIEGSYENVTIGVVKLIHGNLSEPPALCHSQPFPFQVYYCHVLEKVKVYAVDIHAHKKVNHVIMACHYDTSSWNPNHLAFKLLGFGPGLIEVCHWINENEVVWTKVLG; the protein is encoded by the exons ATGATGCATCCCATTATCTTGCTTGGACTTCTGATAGTAGCATACTTTACT AGTTCTCAAGCTGAAAATGCCTTCTCACAGTACTGGGAAGAGCATATTGGTCTTCCTCACCCTCCACATTGGTTGGTTGAAAAGGCTTCTCCATTAAGTCCCCATCAAGAAGCAGTGTTTATGAAACttatggaagaaaataaattggattcacacttgtatttattttgtaaGCAAGCTAATGTTGCTTGTTCTACAAATGCACTTGTGAAGAAAACAAACAACACAACCCTACCACCAATAGCCCAGTGGAATGCTGCCAAATTGGAATATGACTTTCCAACTGAAACTCCCATGTTGGTTGCTAGCCAAGGGGGAGTGCCATATTTCAGAAAATCAATGTTGAAAGAGAGAGGTTTCATGCATATCCCTGATCTAAGGGATCCAATGTCATATAAATCATTCTTGCCTCGATCTTTAGCAtcaaaaatcccattttcctttgCACATATCATGGAATTGAAGAAGCTTTTTGGTGTGGTGGATGAATCAATCATGGATGAATATATTCAAGACACCCTCAAGACTTGTGAGAAATGCCCTATTCGAGGCAAGCAAAGCATCTGTGTGACTTCCGCCGAAGATCTCATTGATTTTGTTGTCAAGAAATTAGGGCACCATGTACACATATGGAATACTGAGAGCATTGAAGGATCATATGAGAATGTCACAATTGGAGTTGTGAAACTCATCCATGGAAACCTCTCTGAACCACCAGCCTTATGTCATAGTCAGCCATTCCCATTTCAAGTCTATTACTGTCATGTTTTAGAGAAAGTGAAAGTATATGCAGTTGATATACATGCTCATAAGAAAGTGAATCATGTTATCATGGCATGCCATTATGACACATCTTCTTGGAATCCAAACCATCTTGCTTTTAAGCTTCTTGGTTTTGGCCCAGGCCTAATTGAAGTTTGTCATTGGATAAATGAGAATGAAGTGGTTTGGACAAAAGTTCTAGGTTGA